Within Gemmatimonadota bacterium, the genomic segment CGCGCGCTCATGCTCGCGACGTGCCTCGCGTGCGCCGCGTGCACGCCGGATACCGCCAGTGACCACGCGCGCGTCGTGAAGCTCCCGCAGGGCGCGTATCGCGCGCGCGCGGTCGAGGACGGTGTGTTCGCGTTCCTCGGCATCCCGTACGCGCAGGCGCCGACCGGCCCGCTGCGGTGGCGCGAGGCGCTCCCGCCATCGCCGGCCGACGGGATCATCGACGCCAGCGAGTACGGGCCCAGCTGCCGCCAAGCCATCGACTCCGTCGAAGCGGCATCGCTCAGGCGTCAGGACGAGGACTGCCTCAGCGTCAACGTCTGGACGCGGCGCGTCGATGGCCCACCGCGCCCGGTGATGCTCTGGATCCATGGCGGGGCCAATGTCAGCGGCGGCACCGCCGACCCCATGTACGACGGGCACCACTTCGCGCGCGACAATGACGTGGTGCTCGTCTCGGTGAACTACCGGCTCGGGCCATTCGGGTTCCTCGACCTCTCGGAGGTCGGGGGCGCGGCGATGGACCGAAGCCGCAACCTGGGACTGCTCGACCAGCTCGCGGCACTGCGCTGGGTGCGCGCGCACATCGGGGCGTTCGGCGGCGATACGGCCAACATCACGGTCTTCGGCGAGTCGGCCGGCGGCTCGGCGGTGATGCGCCTCATGGCGATGCCGCTCGCCAAGGGCCTCTTCGACAAGGCGATCATCGAGAGCGGCGGACCGGCGAACATCGCCGTGAAGGGCTATCCCAAGTCGGACGACATCCCGATCGCGCAGGAACTCGCGCGCGCGTTCATGCAGGAGGCGCATGCTGCCGACCTCGCGGCGCTGCGGGCACTGCCGGCCGACACGGTGCTCGCCGTGGCCGCACGCGTGGCGGAGGCGCGTGGCGACCAGCTCGGCGTGAGCACCTGGGGCGCGCGCGTGGATGGGGAGGTGCTGCCCACGGACCTCTTCGGCGACATCTGGCGTGGCGCGAATCCCGACGTGCCGGTCCTGATCGGCACGAACGAGGACGAGATGCTCTACTTCCGGCTGTACGATCCGGAGTTCGAGCGCAACCTGATGCGCGAGTACCGGGAGAAGGGGAAGGCCATGGGGCGCGATTTCTCCCGTGTGCGTGAGATCGCCGACCGCTTCACGGCGGGGAGCGACGATCCGATGCGCTACGTGGAGTTCGCGGGCGAGTTCTGGCTCCGGCAACCGTCGATCATCCTCGCCGAAGGCCAGGCGCGGCACAGCGCCGTCTTCATGTACCTGTTCGCCTGGGATTCGAGGGTGCCGGGCCTCGGCGCGAGCCACGCGATGGAGTTGCCGTTCGTGTTCGGCCATCTCGGCGCCGATGTCGAGTCGTTCACCGGCCCTGCGCCGCCGGCCGCGCTGTCCCGTCGCATCCAGGCCGCCTGGACCGCGTTCGCCACCACGGGAGATCCGACCGTCGCGGGCGAGCCGGCGTGGCCGCGCTACACCGCCGACTCACGCGCGACGATGCGGATCGTCGATGGACCGTGGACCGTGGAGCACGATCCGAAGGGCGAAGCGCGCCGGCTGCTGCGCCAGATGTTCGACGTCCCTTCCGACACGGCGACGCCGCCGGGCGGGGCGCGCTAGAGCGCGAGCGTGAGGAACGCCGAGTGCGGGTCGTCGGGATAGTCGCCGAAGGGCCCGCACGACGTGAAGCCGACGCTCTCGTAGAGTCGCCGCGCCGGCAGGAAGGGCGCCGAGGCACCGGTCTCGAGGCTCAGCCGCGCGTATCCGCGCTCGCGCGCGACCGCGATGATGTGGTGGATCATCGCGCGCCCGGCCCCGCGACGCCGGGCGGTCTCCGGCGTCCGCATGGACTTCACCTCGCCGTGCGCGGGGTCCAGCTCCTTGAGCGCGCCGCACCCGAGCAGCGTGTCGCCGTCGCGCACGCTCCAGAAGGTGATCGACGGGACCTTGAGCCGCGAGACGTCGAGCGCGTGCACGCTGCCCGCGGGGGTGATGGCGTGCATATTCCGCAGGTGTTCCTCGAGCAGCGCGAGGACATCAGGACGCTCCGGATCGTCGATCACGATGTGCATCGTCATGTCACGCCCCCGGCGGGGCGTCGGTCATCCCCGCGGGCAGGAAGAGCGGCCGCGCGAGGCCCCCGGTGTCGTCATAGAAGCGGACCGCGCCATCCGGCGCAGCGGCCTTCGCCATGAGGATGAGCTGCCCGGTGTGCCCGGAGAAGTGCTCGACCACATGGTAGATCGCGGCGAACACCGTCGTCGTGCGCCCCTGGATGACTCGCGACTCGCCGAGCGCGCCGGCGTCGAGGCGGTCGAACACCGCGACGGCGTCGGCACAGGCGGCGTCGAGCGTCGCGAGCAGTGCGTCGAGCCCCGCCCCGTCGCGGGCCGCGAACTCGGCGTCGCGCTGGCGCACATCGGGGGCACCGCCGACGCCGCTCACGATCCACTGGCGCACGTTGCCGGCGAGGTGCAGGACGAGATTGCCGGCGCTGTTGGACGACGCGTTCGCGCGCTGCCAGAGAAGGTCGGCGGGCATCGCGCTGAGGGCGAGCCGGATCTTGCCGGGGTACTCACGGCCGAGGTAGTAGCGCGAGCGCTCGAGGAAGGTGGAGGCGAGGTCGTGGGGCATGGTCGCAAGATCGGTGTGTCGCGGGCCGCGGTCCAGTCGGACGCCCGCTCTTGTGTGGCTCCCGGGCGGGTCGCACATTCGCCCGATGCATCGTCGCGACCTCTTCCGCCTTGCCGGCGCCGCCGCCCTCTCCTCCGCGGCCGCCCCCGCCTTCCTCCGTGGCCGCTACCGCCTCGACGCGCAGTCCCCCGCCGAGTATTCGGCGCGCACCATCCGGCTGATGCAGGAGTCGGCGGTCGTGGACATGCTCTGCCAGTTCGCCTTCGCCGACGAGCGCGAGGAGGGGACGCCGCGTGCCGACCGGTGGATCCAGGATCCGTCGAGCTTCACGGCCGCCGACTTCGAGCGGTTCCGCGGCTCCGGCGTGAAGACGCTCGCGCTCGGTCGCGGGGGCGCCGGGTACGAGGACCACCTCAAGTTCATGGCCGAGTGGAACGGGTTCATCGCGTCGCGCCCGGAGTGGTTCATCCGCGTCGATGGCGTGGACGACCTCCGCAGCGCGCGCGCGGACGGCCGCATCGGCATCATGATCACGGCGCAGAACGCGGACTACTTCCGCACGCCGGCGGACGTCGAGACGTTCCATCGGCTGGGGCAGCGGGTCGCGCAGCTCACGTACAACTTCCAGAACCGCATCGGCGCAGGGTTCCTCGAGCACAATGACGGCGGGCTGAGCGTCTTCGGCCACCAGGTCCTCGCGGCGATGCAGCGCGTCGGGATGACGGTGGACCTCTCGCACTGCGCGGACCGCACGACGCTCGACGGGATCGCCGCGGCGACGAAGCCGGTGGTGTTCACGCATGGCGCGGCGCGCGGGCTGATGCCCGGCTATGCGCGCTGCAAGAGCGACGAGGCGCTCAAGGCGCTGGCGCGGAACGGCGGCGTGATGGGGATCGCGTTCATCCGCTTCATGATCCGCCCCGAGGCCCCGGTCACGGTGGAGCATGTGGTGGACCACTTCGACTACGTCATCAAGCTCGTCGGCGCGGAGCATGTCGGGATCGGGTCGGACCTCGACATGGCGGGCCTCGGGACGCCGATCCCGAAGGGGAACGTGCCGTTGTCGGTGGCGTCGCAGGCGAACTTCGAGCGGTACAAGGCGTACTACGCCGCCGACGGCGGGGTGCACGTGGACGGCATGGCGCACCCGAAGCGGATCTTCGACCTCGTCGAGGCGATGGGCCGTCGCCGCTACAGCGACGACACGATCCGCCTCGTACTCGGCGGGAACTTCATCCGCGCGGTCGGGGCGAGCTGGGCGTAGCGGCGCCCAGCTCGCCGTCCCTCAGTAGCGCGGGTTGGTCCGCCGCGGCGCATTGCCGCAGTTGGCCGGCCAGTTCGCCGGCCACTGGCCGGGCGACTTGGTGCGATCGATGAACGCCGGATCCTCCGACGCGAGGTACGCGAGCATCGCCGCGAGGGTCGCGTTGTGCTTCACATCGTCGAACACGACCTTGTCGTAGGTGTCGCGATTGGTGTGCCAGGTGTAGGTGTTGTAGTTCCACCCCACCGCCCCCATGCCGATCGACGGCGTGCCGTAGCAGGCGAAGACCGCGCCGTCGGTGCCGCCGGGGTTGCCGGTGGGCACGTCGCGGAAGCTCCACGAGACCGCGTTCGCGCTCATGCTGTCGGTGAAGAAGCTCGGCAGCTTCGCGTACCAGCCGCGCAGGTGCGGGCCGATGTCGGTGAGCCCCGACGACGAGAGCGACTGCACGCGCCCGGTGCCGTTGTCCTGGTTGAAGAGCGCCTGCAGTCCCTTCATTACTTCGGGATGATCGTTCGCGAAGGCGCGCGAGCCGTTCAGTCCCTGCTCCTCGCTCGCCCAATGCCCGACGATGATCGTGCGCCGCGGGTTCGGGTAGACCTTCTTGAGGATGCGCATCGCTTCCATCGCCATCAGCGTGCCGGTGCCATTGTCGGTCGCGCCCGACGAGCCGTCCCACGAGTCGAAGTGCGCCGACAGGATCACGTACTCATCCGGCTTCTCGCGGCCGCGGATGGTGGCGATGGTGTTGAACGCGGGCACCTCGCCGAGCAGGTCGGCGTCGGCGTCGATCCGCACCATCGGCTTCTGGCCGTTCTCGGCGAGACGATAGACGAGGGAGTAGTCCTCGCAGTCGAGCGTCATCGCCGGCGCGACGGTGTTGTAGGTCTCGAAGACCTCGATCACACCCCAGCCGCCAGTGCCCTGCGGCGGCGCCGGCGCGCGCAGCGCCGCGGCCATCCCGCCGCCGCTCATGTTGCTCGCTGGCGTGGCCGCCTGCCCACCCGGGCCACCGGGACGTCCGCCGGCGAAACCGCCGGGCGCGCCGCCGAAGCCGCTGAGCTTCGCGCGCGAGGTGATCATCCCGGCGATGCCCGCCTGCTCGAGCCGGAGCCCGAGCGTGCCGGTGCCGAGACCCATCGACCGGCCGGTGCCGCGATAGAGGCGCGTGCTGTCGCGCGTGTCGCTCGCCCAGTCGGCCTGCATGACGCTCACGATCGAGTCCATGCGCGCCTTCGAGGTCGGGGTCGCGAAGCGGAACCAGTCCTCCGACGGGCGGCAGGTCGGCCATGCCGGCGAGAGGAGCACGATCTTGCCGCGCGCCTGCGGCAGCCACCGCACGAACTCGGTGCTGTCCTTGAACTTCGGAAGGATGATCGCCTCGGCGGTCACGGGGCGGCCCTTGGTGCCGGGGCTCCAGGCGAGCATCGTGCCGTCGAGCGTGCGCGCGCGCGGCCCCACGAGGTCGATGTGCGAGAGTCCGCGGCGCCACCCGCGCCAGGTGCCATAGGTATCGCGCCGCGCGTCGATCCCCCACTGCTTGTACTGGCTCACGACCCAATCGCTCGCCGACGCGTAGCCGGGACTGCCGGTGAGCCGCGGCCCGATGGAGTCGAACATGACCTGACCGAGACGCTCGGTCATCGAACTGTCCATGCCGACCGTCCAGATGCGCTTCAGGACCGGGTCGTCGGTGGGGAAGGTGAGCGGAACGGAGCCGGCGAGCGGTGCGCGCGGGGCCTGCTGCGCCGCGAGCGGAACGGCGAGGGTCGCGCACAGCGAGGTGGCGACGAGGCGGACGAGTCGCATGGACGAGGGGGTGACGGGTGGGCGACGGCGGAATGGTCGCCGGCGTGGTACCGTGTGAAGGTACGCCGCGATGGCATCGCGCGTTGGCCGGCCGCCGACGCGTCCTCGCGAGACGGCCGTGTGCGAAGCACGCGGACCCGTTGCGGCACGCAAGCGAGCTAGATCGCCGTCTTGCGCGTCCCCACCATGCGCAACAGCGCGTTCACCGCGGCATGCAGGAGCGCATAGGCCACGAGCGCGACGATGATCGGCACCACGAGGGTGTTGCCGCCGTCGGTCGTCGGACTCTCGACGATGCCGCGGAAGGGCGCGTAGAAGGGATCGGTGATGGTGGCGATGAATCGCACGAAGCCGGTCCCCGACCGCGCGGCGATGAGCGCGAGCACGAGCCGGATGCCGAGCAGCGCGTAGAGCAGGAAGAACGCGTAGTCCAGGAACTGCGAGCCGCGGGCGACGACGCGGACCTTCCCTGCCCTGCGTCGCGACGGGAAACCCATCGCACGTACGGGCTAGTCCGCGCCGCGCGCGCGGACCACCCGCTCAGGCGAGGTCGAACCGGTCCAGCTCCATCACCTTGCTCCATGCCGCCACGAACGCCTGCACGAACCGCGTTTCGCCGTCGACGCTCGCATACACCTCGGCGAGCGCGCGCAGCTGCGAGTTGGACCCGAACACCAGGTCCACGCGCGTGCCGGTCCACTGCACATCACCGGTCGCGCGATCACGTCCCTCGAAGACCCCGGACGACCCTGCGGCCGGCTGCCAGACCGTCCCCATGTCGAGCAGGTGCACGAAGAAGTCGTTCGTGAGCGTCTCCGGACGCTTGGTGAACACGCCGTGCTGCACCTGACCATGATTCGCGTTGAGCACCCGCAGACCGCCGACGAGCGCGGTCATCTCGGGCGCGGTCAATGTGAGCAGCTGTGCGCGGTCCACCAGCAGGGCCTCCGCCGCGACACTGTACTCCGTCTTCATATAGTTGCGGAACCCGTCCGCGGTCGGTTCGAGCGCCTCGAACGACTCGATGTCGGTCTGCTCCTGCGCGGCGTCCATCCGGCCCGGCGTGAACGGCACGGTGATGTCGTGCCCCGCCTTCTTGGCCGCCGCCTCGATCGCGGCGCAACCGCCGAGGACGATGAGGTCGGCGAGCGAGACTCGCTTGCCGCCCGTCTGCGCCGCATCGAACGCCGCCCGCACCTGCTCCAGCGCGCCGAGTACCTTCGCGAGCCGCGCGGGCTGGTTGGCCTCCCAGCTCCGCTGCGGCTCGAGCCGGATGCGTGCGCCGTTCGCGCCGCCGCGCTTGTCCGATCCCCGGAAGGTGGACGCCGATGCCCACGCCGTGGAGACGAGATGCGCGATGGGCGTTCCCGTCGCGAGGATCGCGGCCTTGAGCGACGCGCTGTCCTGCGCGTCGATCAACGGGTGATCGACCGCCGGGATCGGATCCTGCCAGATGAGCTCTTCCTGCGGCACGAGTGCGCCGAGGTAGCGCGCGCGCGGCCCCATGTCACGGTGCGTGAGCTTGAACCAGGCGCGCGCGTACGCATCGGCGAAGGCCGCCGGGTCCTGATGGAACCGCTTCGAGATCGCGGCGTACGTCGGGTCCATGCGCATCGCCATGTCGGCGGTGGACATCGCGGGGAGCACCTTCTTCCCGGGCCGATGCGCGTCGGGGACGATCGCCGCGTTCACCTTGTCGGTCGGC encodes:
- the katG gene encoding catalase/peroxidase HPI, with amino-acid sequence MNGKSGENGGKCPVMHDAPKAATAGGTTNRDWWPEQLNLGILHQHSSLSDPMDAGFDYAAEFETLDLDALRKDLAALMTDSQPWWPADYGHYGPLFIRMAWHSAGTYRTADGRGGAGNGSQRFAPLNSWPDNGNLDKARRLLWPVKQKYGRKISWADLMILAGNVAMETMGFKTFGFGGGRADIWAPEEDIYWGAEAEWLGDKRYSGERELEDPLAAVQMGLIYVNPEGPNGKPDPLASARDIRETFKRMAMNDEETVALTAGGHTFGKMHGAGDPALVGPEPEAAPIEEQGLGWKNALGTGKGADTTTSGLEGAWTPNPTTWDHGYFDTLFGWEWELVKSPAGAWIWEPTDKVNAAIVPDAHRPGKKVLPAMSTADMAMRMDPTYAAISKRFHQDPAAFADAYARAWFKLTHRDMGPRARYLGALVPQEELIWQDPIPAVDHPLIDAQDSASLKAAILATGTPIAHLVSTAWASASTFRGSDKRGGANGARIRLEPQRSWEANQPARLAKVLGALEQVRAAFDAAQTGGKRVSLADLIVLGGCAAIEAAAKKAGHDITVPFTPGRMDAAQEQTDIESFEALEPTADGFRNYMKTEYSVAAEALLVDRAQLLTLTAPEMTALVGGLRVLNANHGQVQHGVFTKRPETLTNDFFVHLLDMGTVWQPAAGSSGVFEGRDRATGDVQWTGTRVDLVFGSNSQLRALAEVYASVDGETRFVQAFVAAWSKVMELDRFDLA
- a CDS encoding YggT family protein; amino-acid sequence: MGFPSRRRAGKVRVVARGSQFLDYAFFLLYALLGIRLVLALIAARSGTGFVRFIATITDPFYAPFRGIVESPTTDGGNTLVVPIIVALVAYALLHAAVNALLRMVGTRKTAI
- a CDS encoding membrane dipeptidase, which encodes MHRRDLFRLAGAAALSSAAAPAFLRGRYRLDAQSPAEYSARTIRLMQESAVVDMLCQFAFADEREEGTPRADRWIQDPSSFTAADFERFRGSGVKTLALGRGGAGYEDHLKFMAEWNGFIASRPEWFIRVDGVDDLRSARADGRIGIMITAQNADYFRTPADVETFHRLGQRVAQLTYNFQNRIGAGFLEHNDGGLSVFGHQVLAAMQRVGMTVDLSHCADRTTLDGIAAATKPVVFTHGAARGLMPGYARCKSDEALKALARNGGVMGIAFIRFMIRPEAPVTVEHVVDHFDYVIKLVGAEHVGIGSDLDMAGLGTPIPKGNVPLSVASQANFERYKAYYAADGGVHVDGMAHPKRIFDLVEAMGRRRYSDDTIRLVLGGNFIRAVGASWA
- a CDS encoding carboxylesterase/lipase family protein, with the translated sequence MHERTKFLTEATRALMLATCLACAACTPDTASDHARVVKLPQGAYRARAVEDGVFAFLGIPYAQAPTGPLRWREALPPSPADGIIDASEYGPSCRQAIDSVEAASLRRQDEDCLSVNVWTRRVDGPPRPVMLWIHGGANVSGGTADPMYDGHHFARDNDVVLVSVNYRLGPFGFLDLSEVGGAAMDRSRNLGLLDQLAALRWVRAHIGAFGGDTANITVFGESAGGSAVMRLMAMPLAKGLFDKAIIESGGPANIAVKGYPKSDDIPIAQELARAFMQEAHAADLAALRALPADTVLAVAARVAEARGDQLGVSTWGARVDGEVLPTDLFGDIWRGANPDVPVLIGTNEDEMLYFRLYDPEFERNLMREYREKGKAMGRDFSRVREIADRFTAGSDDPMRYVEFAGEFWLRQPSIILAEGQARHSAVFMYLFAWDSRVPGLGASHAMELPFVFGHLGADVESFTGPAPPAALSRRIQAAWTAFATTGDPTVAGEPAWPRYTADSRATMRIVDGPWTVEHDPKGEARRLLRQMFDVPSDTATPPGGAR
- a CDS encoding DUF664 domain-containing protein, encoding MPHDLASTFLERSRYYLGREYPGKIRLALSAMPADLLWQRANASSNSAGNLVLHLAGNVRQWIVSGVGGAPDVRQRDAEFAARDGAGLDALLATLDAACADAVAVFDRLDAGALGESRVIQGRTTTVFAAIYHVVEHFSGHTGQLILMAKAAAPDGAVRFYDDTGGLARPLFLPAGMTDAPPGA
- a CDS encoding M20/M25/M40 family metallo-hydrolase: MGLGTGTLGLRLEQAGIAGMITSRAKLSGFGGAPGGFAGGRPGGPGGQAATPASNMSGGGMAAALRAPAPPQGTGGWGVIEVFETYNTVAPAMTLDCEDYSLVYRLAENGQKPMVRIDADADLLGEVPAFNTIATIRGREKPDEYVILSAHFDSWDGSSGATDNGTGTLMAMEAMRILKKVYPNPRRTIIVGHWASEEQGLNGSRAFANDHPEVMKGLQALFNQDNGTGRVQSLSSSGLTDIGPHLRGWYAKLPSFFTDSMSANAVSWSFRDVPTGNPGGTDGAVFACYGTPSIGMGAVGWNYNTYTWHTNRDTYDKVVFDDVKHNATLAAMLAYLASEDPAFIDRTKSPGQWPANWPANCGNAPRRTNPRY
- a CDS encoding GNAT family N-acetyltransferase; translation: MHIVIDDPERPDVLALLEEHLRNMHAITPAGSVHALDVSRLKVPSITFWSVRDGDTLLGCGALKELDPAHGEVKSMRTPETARRRGAGRAMIHHIIAVARERGYARLSLETGASAPFLPARRLYESVGFTSCGPFGDYPDDPHSAFLTLAL